A genomic window from Corynebacterium fournieri includes:
- the trhA gene encoding PAQR family membrane homeostasis protein TrhA → MTATKPHHKLQQGQVQRSYVVADRGTRPVIRGWFHFGAAILSALAAAVLITFAWMTLHWVQALGVTMYGAGLFLLFGVSAMYHRWPWRTASAVQWWRRADHATISVFIAATYTPLCLTVFEPKTAAVMLAVAWAGGIGGVALNLVWINHPRWLDVVVYVGLGWVIVPLLPTLWREAGAAVVHLLLAGGVIYTLGALVYGFKWPGRSAHYYGYHEHFHTATVVAAVLHLVAIWMVVVQAG, encoded by the coding sequence GTGACAGCAACGAAACCGCACCACAAACTCCAACAGGGCCAAGTGCAGCGCAGCTACGTTGTGGCTGATCGAGGCACGCGCCCCGTGATCCGCGGCTGGTTCCACTTTGGTGCGGCAATACTCTCGGCGCTCGCTGCGGCGGTGCTGATCACGTTCGCGTGGATGACGCTGCATTGGGTCCAGGCCCTCGGGGTCACCATGTACGGTGCCGGGTTGTTTCTGCTTTTCGGGGTCTCGGCGATGTACCACCGTTGGCCGTGGCGTACCGCCAGCGCCGTCCAGTGGTGGCGCCGGGCGGACCACGCCACGATCTCGGTGTTCATCGCCGCGACATACACCCCGTTGTGCCTCACCGTCTTCGAACCGAAGACTGCGGCGGTGATGCTTGCCGTCGCATGGGCGGGCGGCATCGGGGGAGTGGCGCTCAACCTCGTGTGGATCAACCACCCGCGCTGGCTGGATGTGGTGGTCTACGTCGGGCTGGGGTGGGTCATCGTCCCGCTCCTACCCACCCTGTGGCGCGAAGCGGGTGCGGCGGTGGTGCACTTACTTCTCGCGGGCGGGGTGATCTACACCCTCGGTGCGCTGGTGTACGGCTTTAAGTGGCCGGGGAGATCAGCGCACTACTACGGCTACCACGAGCATTTCCACACCGCGACGGTCGTGGCGGCGGTTTTACACCTCGTTGCCATCTGGATGGTTGTGGTGCAGGCGGGGTAG
- a CDS encoding mycoredoxin yields the protein MTTPETPETTAHVTIFAADWCPFCRKLRERLDRTETPYEVVDVDADGMDEVNAWIESVNDGNRIVPTVLYSDGTHATNPEASAVRAKLRELTGEA from the coding sequence GTGACCACCCCTGAAACCCCTGAAACCACTGCCCACGTGACCATCTTCGCCGCCGACTGGTGCCCGTTCTGCCGCAAGCTGCGCGAGCGGCTGGACCGCACCGAGACCCCGTACGAAGTAGTCGACGTGGACGCCGACGGCATGGACGAGGTCAACGCGTGGATCGAGTCCGTCAACGACGGCAACCGCATCGTGCCCACCGTGCTGTACTCCGACGGCACCCACGCCACCAACCCGGAGGCCTCCGCGGTGCGCGCGAAGCTGCGCGAGCTCACCGGCGAGGCGTAG
- a CDS encoding dihydrofolate reductase, whose product MLGAIWAQSADGVIGDGAGMPWHLPEDLKHFKATTLGHPIIMGRRTWESLPVKPLPGRVNHVLSSRAPGAWSRGAYVSPDIPDLQTDAWIIGGAQLYEATIDEVDVIERTLIDVLPDIPAAQAVYAPRIDGEFELVRDGDWKTSTSGLRYKFQRFERTQQ is encoded by the coding sequence GTGCTGGGCGCGATCTGGGCGCAAAGCGCCGACGGCGTCATCGGCGACGGCGCCGGCATGCCGTGGCACCTGCCCGAAGACCTGAAGCACTTCAAGGCCACCACGCTCGGCCACCCCATCATCATGGGCCGGCGCACCTGGGAGTCGCTGCCGGTCAAGCCCTTGCCGGGCCGCGTCAACCACGTGCTTTCTTCGCGCGCGCCGGGCGCGTGGTCGCGCGGGGCGTACGTCTCCCCCGACATCCCGGACCTGCAGACGGACGCCTGGATCATCGGCGGCGCCCAGCTTTACGAGGCCACCATCGACGAGGTCGACGTGATCGAGCGGACGCTTATCGACGTCCTCCCGGACATCCCCGCCGCGCAAGCCGTCTACGCGCCCCGGATCGACGGCGAGTTTGAGCTGGTGCGCGACGGGGACTGGAAGACGTCGACAAGCGGGCTGCGCTACAAGTTCCAACGCTTCGAAAGGACCCAACAGTGA
- a CDS encoding thymidylate synthase, translating into MISTPYEDLLRDVLDNGTDKGDRTGTGTRSVFGRQIRYDLSESFPLLTTKKVYFKGVVGELLWFLRGDSNVGWLQDNGVRIWNEWADENGELGPVYGVQWRSWPTPDGEHVDQIAEALETLKNNPDSRRNLVSAWNVAELDKMALMPCHLLFQLYVADGKLSMQVYQRSADMFLGVPFNIASYALLTHMFAQQAGLEVGELIWTGGDCHIYNNHLDQVREQLSREPREYPQLKLRKAASLFDYTFDDVEVVGYDPHPTIKAEVSV; encoded by the coding sequence GTGATTTCCACCCCGTACGAAGACCTGCTGCGCGACGTGCTGGACAACGGCACCGACAAGGGCGACCGCACCGGCACCGGCACCCGCAGCGTGTTCGGCCGCCAGATCCGCTACGACCTGTCGGAGTCCTTCCCGCTTTTGACCACCAAGAAGGTCTACTTCAAGGGGGTCGTCGGCGAGCTGCTGTGGTTCTTGCGCGGCGATTCCAACGTGGGTTGGCTGCAGGACAACGGGGTGCGCATCTGGAACGAGTGGGCCGACGAAAACGGAGAGCTCGGCCCGGTCTACGGCGTGCAGTGGCGCTCCTGGCCCACCCCGGACGGCGAGCACGTCGACCAGATCGCCGAGGCCCTGGAGACGCTGAAAAACAACCCGGATTCGCGCCGCAACCTCGTCTCCGCCTGGAACGTGGCGGAGCTGGACAAGATGGCGCTGATGCCGTGCCACCTGCTGTTCCAGCTCTACGTCGCCGACGGCAAGCTGTCCATGCAAGTCTACCAGCGCTCCGCCGACATGTTCCTCGGCGTGCCGTTCAACATCGCCTCGTATGCGCTGCTGACGCACATGTTCGCCCAGCAGGCAGGCCTCGAGGTGGGCGAGCTGATCTGGACGGGCGGCGACTGCCACATCTACAACAACCACCTCGACCAGGTGCGCGAGCAGCTGTCCCGCGAGCCGCGCGAGTACCCGCAGCTCAAACTGCGCAAGGCGGCCTCGCTGTTCGACTACACCTTCGACGACGTCGAGGTCGTGGGCTACGACCCGCACCCCACCATCAAGGCGGAGGTGTCCGTCTAG
- a CDS encoding 3'(2'),5'-bisphosphate nucleotidase CysQ, with product MTAQYSDSRLTNLIAEGTGEILKGVRGVGLLRGRELGEAGDELAQSWISRVLAQHRPDDGVLSEEAADDHERLSKNRVWVVDPLDGTKEFATGRQDWAVHVALVEDGVPTHAAVGLPDLGVVFKSSDVRHVSGPFAGKVAMSRNRPPAVAQHVAEALGCAVEPVGSAGAKAMHVLLGDYDAYVHAGGQYEWDQAAPVGVALAAGLHASRLDGSPLRYNNADTYIPDIVICRPELADDILEAAARYHDEHGTFEGVAQ from the coding sequence ATGACTGCTCAGTACTCGGATTCTCGGCTGACCAACCTCATCGCCGAGGGCACCGGCGAGATCTTGAAAGGCGTGCGCGGGGTGGGCTTGCTCCGCGGCCGCGAGCTTGGCGAGGCCGGCGACGAGCTGGCCCAAAGCTGGATCTCCCGGGTGCTCGCGCAGCACAGGCCTGACGACGGGGTCCTGTCGGAAGAAGCCGCCGACGACCACGAGCGCCTGAGCAAGAACCGGGTCTGGGTCGTCGACCCGCTCGACGGCACGAAGGAGTTCGCCACCGGCCGCCAGGACTGGGCGGTGCACGTGGCGCTGGTGGAAGACGGGGTGCCCACCCACGCCGCCGTGGGCCTGCCGGATTTGGGCGTGGTGTTCAAGTCCTCGGACGTGCGCCACGTCTCGGGCCCGTTCGCCGGCAAGGTGGCCATGTCGCGCAACCGCCCCCCGGCGGTGGCGCAGCATGTGGCCGAGGCGCTGGGCTGTGCGGTGGAGCCGGTCGGTTCTGCTGGCGCGAAGGCGATGCACGTGCTGCTGGGCGATTACGACGCCTACGTCCACGCCGGCGGCCAGTACGAATGGGACCAGGCCGCCCCGGTGGGCGTGGCGCTGGCGGCGGGGCTGCACGCCTCGCGCCTGGACGGCTCCCCCTTGCGCTACAACAACGCCGACACCTACATTCCCGACATCGTGATTTGCCGGCCGGAGCTGGCGGACGACATCTTGGAGGCGGCCGCCCGCTACCACGACGAGCACGGCACGTTTGAAGGAGTAGCCCAGTGA
- a CDS encoding ATP-dependent helicase, producing the protein MSAPILNRFHPQVAGWFEDVFAAPTAVQEQAWRAISDGENALVVAPTGSGKTLAAFLWSLNSLVERAGQQALPIDGAQTSTHGGVKVLYISPLKALGVDVEDNLRAPLAGIARVAQRLGRDMPDISVGVRSGDTPQSERNRQVRKPPDILITTPESLYLMLTSKAAGILKTVDTVIVDEIHALAGTKRGVHLALSMERLRRLAGDFQRIGLSATVRPIEAVANFLGPKTTIINPPAKKRWQLAVSVPVEDMSDLPVPEDASTIGDAVFDDALSLEGSEPAPPPGAAGSIWPHIERAIYDEVMAHRSTIVFVNSRRTAERLTSQLNELWAKEHDPEALSPATRRPPAQLMKSVDTAGHAAAVIARAHHGSVSKDERAQTETMLKEGSLRAVVSTSSLELGIDMGAVDLVIQVESPPSVASGLQRVGRAGHTVGAVSEGTFYPKHRADLVQTAVTVPRMRDGLIEELHTPRSPLDVLAQQTVAAVAVEDLDVDEWYDTVRRAWPYRDLAREVFDSVIDLVIGIYPSTDFAELRPRAILEGSVLKARPGAQRVAVTNAGTIPDRGMFGVFLIASDQEGGRGPRRVGELDEEMVYESRVGDVFTLGASSWRIENITRDQVQVTPAPGHTGRLPFWNGDGLGRPYELGKAVGAFRREATSSLDESLDERARRNLLQYLEEQEEATGILPDEKTLVLERFTDELGDWRVVLHTPFGKGVNAAWALATGWRVAQETGMDAQAVAGDDGIVLRLPQGEKEPDGAIFQFDADEIADIVTEQVGNSALFASRFRECAARALLLPRRNPGKRAPLWQQRQRAEQLLDVARNYPSFPIILETVRECLQDVYDLPALQEVMRDINTRRVRIAEVTTDQPSPFASSLLFNYTGAFMYEGDTPLAEKRAAALSLDPSLLAKLLGTVELRELLDADIIAEVDASLRRVGRAETSEQFADTLRIVGPVPIDELALYTTVPLRSLEQALGARMMRVRIGGREYVAQVLDAPLLRDALGVPIPPGVPAQVQTIPDALAQLVGRWVRTRGPFTRRDLADAFGLAVGVAHEPLSRLVDKDKVIPGRYRQGIEEEEYVAAEVLRIIRSRSLAAARAQTRPVSQSAYGRFLPAWSNVAPVGVTPALRGADGVYSVLEQLAGVRLPASAWETHILPARVGDYSPVMLDELTASGEITVVGAGKAGARDPWIMLLPADYAAQLMPQVEEPLLSLTQSQVMEKVRRGGGFLFSDLLEPTTTTEELREAMWDLVEAGFLAPDSFAPIRARLAGGKTAHRARRRPSRSRVRSGRTSFASAVPPDMVGRWSLTPTPDGDATRRSVALGESLLDRYGVVTRGSVVAEDILGGFALAYKTLSGFEASGKAMRGYLVEGLGASQFSTPATIDRLRGHQDSDDVVGWPSGAREPHVHVLAATDPANPYGAALPWPSQGATRSAGAMVVLIDGLLAAHITRGGKTMTTFYDTFPDGVGDPMPLVVGALTQAVRDGRMQPLGVEKLDGGPAFSLKEYGATVTHKGVKIGGRASAPPKRRGRSVTEALGELDGRDGPARQTGDSDRRGPAEGLNFDD; encoded by the coding sequence ATGAGCGCACCGATTCTGAACCGCTTCCACCCGCAGGTGGCGGGGTGGTTCGAGGACGTCTTCGCCGCCCCCACCGCGGTGCAGGAACAGGCGTGGCGCGCGATCTCCGACGGCGAGAACGCGCTCGTGGTCGCGCCCACCGGCTCCGGCAAGACCCTGGCGGCGTTCTTGTGGTCCCTGAACTCCCTGGTGGAGCGCGCCGGGCAGCAGGCCCTGCCCATCGACGGCGCGCAGACCTCCACCCACGGCGGGGTGAAGGTGCTCTACATCTCCCCGCTGAAGGCGTTGGGCGTGGACGTGGAAGACAACCTGCGCGCGCCGCTGGCCGGCATCGCGCGGGTGGCGCAGCGCTTGGGCCGCGACATGCCCGACATCTCCGTCGGCGTGCGCTCCGGCGACACCCCGCAGTCCGAGCGCAACCGGCAGGTGCGAAAGCCGCCGGACATTTTGATCACCACGCCCGAGTCGCTCTACCTCATGCTCACCTCGAAAGCGGCGGGCATATTGAAGACGGTGGACACGGTCATCGTGGACGAAATCCACGCGCTCGCCGGCACGAAGCGCGGCGTGCACCTCGCCCTGTCCATGGAGCGGCTGCGGCGCTTGGCCGGCGATTTCCAACGCATCGGCCTGTCGGCCACGGTGCGCCCGATCGAGGCGGTGGCGAACTTCCTCGGGCCGAAGACCACCATCATCAACCCGCCCGCAAAGAAGCGCTGGCAGCTTGCCGTGAGCGTGCCCGTCGAAGACATGTCGGACCTGCCCGTGCCCGAGGACGCCTCCACCATCGGCGACGCCGTCTTCGACGATGCACTCTCGTTGGAAGGCTCAGAGCCGGCCCCGCCGCCGGGGGCGGCAGGATCCATCTGGCCGCACATCGAGCGCGCCATCTACGACGAGGTGATGGCGCACCGCTCCACCATCGTGTTCGTGAACTCGCGCCGCACCGCCGAGCGCCTGACCAGTCAACTCAACGAGCTGTGGGCCAAAGAGCACGACCCGGAGGCCCTGTCGCCTGCGACGCGGCGCCCGCCGGCGCAGCTGATGAAGTCCGTGGACACCGCCGGCCACGCCGCCGCCGTGATCGCGCGCGCCCACCACGGCTCGGTGTCCAAGGACGAGCGCGCCCAAACCGAGACTATGCTCAAGGAGGGCTCGCTGCGCGCGGTGGTCTCCACCTCCTCGCTGGAGCTGGGCATCGACATGGGCGCGGTCGACCTGGTCATCCAGGTGGAATCGCCGCCCTCGGTGGCCTCCGGCCTGCAGCGCGTGGGCCGTGCTGGCCACACCGTCGGCGCGGTCTCGGAGGGCACCTTCTACCCGAAGCACCGCGCTGACCTCGTGCAGACGGCGGTGACGGTGCCCCGCATGCGCGACGGTCTCATCGAAGAGCTGCACACCCCGCGCAGCCCGCTCGACGTGCTGGCCCAGCAGACCGTGGCCGCGGTCGCGGTGGAAGATTTGGACGTGGACGAGTGGTACGACACCGTGCGCCGCGCCTGGCCGTACCGGGACCTCGCGCGCGAGGTGTTCGACTCGGTGATCGACCTGGTCATCGGCATCTACCCGTCGACCGACTTCGCCGAGCTGCGCCCGCGCGCCATCCTTGAGGGCTCGGTGCTCAAGGCGAGGCCCGGCGCGCAGCGGGTGGCGGTGACCAACGCCGGCACCATCCCGGACCGCGGCATGTTCGGCGTCTTCTTGATCGCGAGCGATCAAGAAGGGGGCAGAGGACCTCGGCGCGTCGGCGAGCTCGACGAGGAGATGGTCTACGAATCCCGCGTCGGCGACGTGTTCACCCTCGGCGCCTCCAGCTGGCGCATCGAGAACATCACCCGCGACCAGGTGCAGGTCACCCCGGCGCCGGGCCACACCGGCCGGCTGCCGTTCTGGAACGGCGACGGGCTGGGCCGCCCCTACGAGTTGGGCAAGGCTGTAGGTGCGTTTCGTCGAGAAGCAACAAGCTCGCTGGATGAAAGCCTGGACGAGCGCGCCCGCCGCAACCTGCTGCAATACCTCGAGGAACAGGAGGAAGCCACCGGCATCCTGCCCGACGAGAAGACGCTCGTGCTGGAACGCTTCACCGACGAGCTGGGGGATTGGCGCGTGGTTCTGCACACCCCGTTTGGCAAGGGCGTCAACGCCGCGTGGGCGCTGGCCACCGGCTGGCGGGTCGCCCAGGAGACCGGCATGGACGCCCAAGCGGTCGCCGGCGACGACGGCATCGTGCTGCGCCTGCCGCAAGGCGAAAAGGAACCGGACGGGGCGATCTTCCAATTCGACGCCGACGAGATCGCCGACATCGTCACCGAGCAGGTGGGCAACTCCGCTCTGTTCGCCTCCCGCTTCCGCGAATGCGCCGCCCGCGCCCTGCTGCTGCCGCGCCGCAACCCTGGCAAGCGCGCGCCCCTGTGGCAGCAGCGCCAGCGCGCCGAGCAACTCTTGGACGTGGCGCGCAACTACCCGTCGTTTCCCATCATCTTGGAGACGGTCCGCGAGTGCCTCCAAGACGTCTACGACCTGCCCGCCCTGCAGGAAGTCATGCGCGACATCAACACGCGCCGGGTGCGCATCGCCGAGGTGACCACCGACCAGCCCAGCCCCTTCGCCTCCTCGCTGCTGTTCAATTACACCGGCGCGTTCATGTACGAAGGCGACACCCCCTTGGCTGAGAAGCGGGCGGCGGCGCTGTCGCTGGACCCGTCGCTGTTGGCCAAGCTGCTCGGCACCGTGGAGCTGCGCGAGCTGCTGGATGCCGACATCATCGCCGAGGTCGACGCGTCGCTGCGCCGCGTGGGGCGTGCGGAGACCTCCGAGCAGTTCGCCGACACCCTGCGCATCGTGGGGCCCGTGCCTATCGACGAGCTCGCGCTCTACACCACCGTCCCCTTGCGTTCCCTGGAGCAGGCGCTCGGCGCGCGAATGATGCGGGTGCGCATCGGCGGGCGCGAGTACGTTGCCCAGGTGTTGGACGCGCCCCTGCTTCGCGACGCCCTCGGCGTCCCCATCCCGCCCGGCGTGCCCGCCCAGGTGCAGACCATCCCCGACGCGCTCGCCCAGCTGGTGGGCCGATGGGTGCGCACCCGCGGGCCGTTTACCCGCCGGGACCTCGCCGACGCCTTCGGGCTCGCGGTCGGTGTCGCGCACGAGCCGCTGTCGCGGCTGGTGGACAAGGACAAGGTCATCCCGGGCCGCTACCGGCAGGGCATCGAGGAAGAGGAGTACGTCGCCGCCGAGGTGCTGCGCATCATCCGGTCCCGCTCGCTCGCGGCGGCGCGCGCCCAGACCCGGCCGGTGTCGCAGTCCGCCTACGGGCGCTTCCTGCCCGCGTGGTCGAACGTTGCCCCGGTGGGGGTCACGCCGGCGCTGCGCGGGGCGGACGGGGTCTACTCGGTGCTGGAGCAGCTCGCCGGGGTGCGCCTGCCGGCCTCGGCCTGGGAGACGCACATCCTGCCGGCGCGGGTGGGGGACTACTCGCCGGTGATGCTGGACGAGCTGACCGCCTCCGGCGAGATCACCGTCGTCGGCGCCGGCAAGGCGGGGGCCCGCGACCCCTGGATCATGCTGCTGCCCGCCGATTACGCCGCCCAACTCATGCCTCAGGTGGAGGAGCCGCTGCTTTCTCTGACCCAGTCCCAGGTGATGGAGAAAGTGCGCCGCGGCGGCGGGTTCTTGTTTTCCGACCTGCTCGAACCCACCACCACAACCGAGGAGCTGCGCGAGGCCATGTGGGACTTGGTCGAGGCAGGGTTTTTGGCCCCCGACTCCTTTGCACCGATCCGGGCGCGCCTGGCGGGCGGGAAGACGGCGCACCGGGCGCGCCGCAGGCCCTCGCGCAGCAGGGTGCGCTCGGGGCGGACCAGCTTCGCCTCGGCGGTGCCGCCGGACATGGTGGGGCGCTGGTCGCTCACGCCCACGCCCGATGGCGACGCCACCCGCCGCTCGGTCGCGCTCGGCGAGTCGCTGTTGGACCGCTACGGGGTGGTCACCCGCGGCTCCGTGGTCGCTGAAGACATCCTCGGTGGGTTCGCACTGGCCTACAAAACCCTGTCCGGTTTCGAGGCCTCCGGCAAGGCGATGCGCGGCTACCTCGTGGAGGGGCTGGGCGCCTCGCAGTTTTCCACCCCGGCGACCATCGACCGGCTGCGCGGCCACCAGGATTCCGACGATGTGGTGGGCTGGCCCTCGGGCGCGCGCGAGCCGCACGTGCACGTGCTGGCCGCCACCGACCCCGCGAACCCCTACGGCGCGGCGTTGCCGTGGCCGTCCCAGGGCGCGACCCGCTCGGCCGGGGCGATGGTGGTGCTCATCGACGGCCTGCTCGCCGCCCACATCACCCGCGGCGGCAAAACCATGACCACCTTCTACGACACCTTCCCCGACGGGGTGGGAGACCCGATGCCACTGGTCGTCGGCGCCTTGACCCAGGCGGTGCGCGACGGGCGGATGCAGCCGCTGGGCGTGGAGAAGCTTGACGGCGGGCCGGCGTTCTCGCTCAAGGAGTACGGCGCGACCGTGACGCACAAGGGCGTGAAGATCGGCGGGCGTGCGTCGGCGCCCCCGAAGCGGCGCGGGCGCAGCGTGACCGAGGCGCTCGGGGAGCTCGACGGGCGCGACGGACCCGCCCGGCAAACCGGCGACAGTGACAGGCGAGGTCCGGCCGAGGGCCTGAACTTCGACGACTAG
- a CDS encoding HNH endonuclease signature motif containing protein, translating to MSNVTELVDKVVDGLTQLRLLLDDPSALPLATITHDIARLERAMDKKAYVDAAFAQACVLADAGKLVGANYPDAYLTEKLGISRGEAYNRLARAKSLFAPPPEPEPEEFLFDDEEAPDNDRTAAEDAARKAADEEAERRRKDQEEARKRADEIPAAKQDIIRRELDKLLKAAEGERMRIYARAMEQAKYRDEKDLRLYVKRLVDAANKPHAKANPNAGFEKRDASLGKENADGTFDVRLSMTAGDYALYKALTDKGLAPNSNIPAELQGERDPRTRGQRRYDQFMRILRKYEEGEQAANGGAASVVVSITLDDLAAADATTMFQTNVGVELNAFDLVRLGMDGTSDFLLTVDGLSGVPLHLGRSKRLASVGQRIAMFAVQGVCSWAGCTASMSECEAHHIISWLRYGTTDIENLTGLCPTHHKCNNDHRDGSFNKGYMDYDPDTGTAVLVKADGTRHTNTTDPAMHSAVNRIREKRARTGAPTPAPSTPPSSAPWPTSPPPRPGAPNPRVSHRMPLRP from the coding sequence ATGAGCAACGTCACTGAGCTCGTGGACAAGGTTGTCGACGGCCTCACGCAGCTGCGCCTGCTTCTCGACGATCCTTCGGCCCTCCCCCTCGCCACCATCACCCACGATATCGCGCGCCTCGAACGCGCGATGGACAAGAAGGCCTACGTGGACGCGGCTTTCGCCCAAGCCTGCGTGCTCGCGGACGCGGGAAAGCTGGTCGGCGCGAACTACCCGGACGCCTACCTGACCGAAAAGCTCGGCATCTCCCGGGGCGAGGCCTACAACCGGCTCGCCCGGGCCAAATCGCTCTTCGCGCCGCCGCCCGAACCGGAGCCGGAGGAGTTCCTCTTCGACGACGAGGAAGCCCCGGACAACGACCGCACCGCAGCCGAAGACGCCGCCCGCAAGGCCGCCGACGAGGAGGCCGAGCGCCGCCGCAAGGACCAGGAGGAAGCGCGCAAGCGGGCGGACGAGATCCCCGCCGCGAAGCAGGACATCATCCGCCGCGAGCTGGACAAGCTGCTCAAAGCGGCAGAGGGCGAACGGATGCGCATCTACGCCCGCGCAATGGAGCAGGCGAAGTACCGCGACGAAAAAGACCTGCGCCTTTACGTGAAGCGCCTGGTGGACGCCGCGAACAAGCCCCACGCGAAAGCGAACCCGAACGCGGGCTTTGAAAAGCGCGACGCTTCATTAGGCAAAGAAAACGCCGACGGCACCTTCGATGTGCGCCTGAGCATGACCGCGGGCGACTACGCCCTCTACAAGGCGCTGACGGATAAGGGGCTGGCGCCCAACTCGAACATCCCGGCCGAGCTACAGGGCGAGCGCGATCCGCGCACCCGGGGCCAGCGCCGCTACGACCAGTTCATGCGAATCTTGCGCAAGTACGAGGAGGGCGAACAGGCCGCGAACGGTGGCGCCGCCTCCGTGGTTGTCTCGATCACGTTGGACGACCTCGCAGCGGCCGACGCCACCACGATGTTCCAGACCAACGTCGGCGTGGAGCTCAACGCCTTCGACCTCGTGCGCCTCGGCATGGACGGCACGAGCGACTTTCTTCTCACCGTCGACGGGCTGTCCGGGGTGCCGCTGCACCTCGGCCGTTCGAAACGGCTCGCCTCGGTTGGCCAGCGCATCGCCATGTTCGCCGTCCAGGGTGTGTGCTCCTGGGCTGGCTGCACCGCCTCAATGAGCGAGTGCGAAGCCCACCACATCATCTCCTGGCTGCGCTACGGCACGACCGACATCGAGAACCTCACCGGCCTGTGCCCCACCCACCACAAGTGCAACAACGACCACCGGGACGGCTCCTTCAACAAGGGCTACATGGATTACGACCCCGACACCGGCACCGCCGTGCTGGTCAAGGCCGATGGCACCCGCCACACCAACACCACGGACCCCGCCATGCACTCCGCCGTCAACCGGATCCGGGAGAAACGGGCCCGCACCGGGGCGCCGACACCTGCGCCGTCCACTCCTCCTTCCAGCGCCCCGTGGCCCACCTCCCCGCCACCGAGGCCCGGCGCGCCCAACCCGAGGGTGAGCCACCGGATGCCGCTGCGGCCCTAA
- a CDS encoding DNA-formamidopyrimidine glycosylase family protein: protein MPEGDSVYQLSKRLQWMQNREVTATSIRVPRYATVDFSAMTCERVWPYGKHLFMQFGAPNHQAQILHTHLKMEGTWSMHRAGTRWKKPAHAARVVLSLNDAPKADIELVGFWLGLVRVFPAREYALEMGYLGPDLLDPDFDVDEAVRRIEAEPDREIGRALLDQRNLAGIGNEYRAEINFLAGTHPAELVRDVDVEKHVHLARRLMWANKDSPVRVTTGVRRAGETSYVFGRNNKPCRRCGTLIAKGLLGGEGDLERVIWWCPRCQPAPAQRSGRAPHDG from the coding sequence ATGCCCGAAGGTGATTCTGTCTACCAGCTCTCCAAACGCCTGCAATGGATGCAAAACCGCGAGGTCACCGCCACATCTATCCGCGTGCCCCGCTACGCCACCGTCGATTTTTCCGCCATGACCTGCGAGCGCGTCTGGCCCTACGGCAAGCACCTGTTCATGCAGTTCGGCGCACCAAACCATCAGGCGCAGATCCTGCACACGCACCTGAAAATGGAGGGCACGTGGTCCATGCACCGCGCAGGCACGCGCTGGAAAAAGCCCGCTCACGCCGCCCGCGTGGTGCTTTCGCTTAACGACGCACCAAAGGCCGACATCGAACTCGTTGGCTTTTGGCTCGGCCTGGTGCGCGTCTTCCCGGCCCGCGAGTACGCCCTAGAAATGGGCTACCTCGGCCCGGACCTGCTCGACCCAGACTTCGATGTCGACGAGGCGGTCAGGCGCATCGAGGCCGAACCGGACCGCGAGATCGGCCGGGCTCTGCTGGACCAGCGCAACCTCGCAGGCATCGGCAACGAGTACCGCGCGGAGATCAACTTTCTCGCGGGGACGCATCCGGCGGAGTTGGTGCGGGACGTGGACGTCGAAAAGCATGTGCACCTCGCGCGCCGGCTGATGTGGGCGAATAAAGATTCCCCCGTCCGCGTGACCACAGGTGTCAGGCGGGCGGGGGAGACGAGCTACGTGTTCGGGCGAAACAACAAGCCGTGCAGGCGGTGCGGCACCCTGATTGCCAAGGGGCTCCTCGGCGGGGAGGGCGACCTAGAGCGGGTTATTTGGTGGTGTCCGCGGTGCCAGCCTGCGCCTGCTCAGCGTTCCGGTCGCGCACCGCACGACGGATGA
- a CDS encoding DedA family protein encodes MQSIIDWIVGLMETLGAPGVGIAILLENLFPPIPSEVVLPLAGFTVAQGSLNMVNVFIWSVLGSVIGAYVLYGVGAWLGLERLRKIADWMWLVRTSDVDAAMSFFTKYGKPSVFIGRLIPGVRSLISIPAGLGKMNLVTFGLWTSLGSGIWNAILIYLGYVLGANWEKATGYADAYSKVIYVVLILIILGFLVFFIRRAVRDRNAEQAQAGTADTTK; translated from the coding sequence ATGCAGAGCATCATCGACTGGATTGTGGGTCTCATGGAGACCCTGGGCGCGCCCGGCGTCGGCATTGCGATCCTCCTGGAGAATCTGTTCCCGCCCATCCCCTCCGAGGTGGTGCTGCCGCTGGCAGGCTTCACCGTCGCGCAGGGCTCGTTGAACATGGTCAACGTGTTCATCTGGTCTGTCCTGGGCTCCGTCATCGGCGCCTACGTCCTCTACGGCGTGGGCGCGTGGCTGGGCCTGGAGCGGCTGCGCAAAATTGCCGACTGGATGTGGCTCGTGCGCACCTCCGACGTTGATGCGGCGATGAGTTTCTTCACCAAATACGGCAAGCCGAGCGTGTTTATCGGCCGCCTCATTCCCGGGGTGCGCTCGCTCATTTCCATCCCCGCGGGCCTGGGCAAGATGAACCTCGTCACCTTCGGCCTGTGGACCTCCCTCGGCTCCGGCATTTGGAACGCCATCCTGATCTACCTGGGCTACGTTCTCGGCGCGAACTGGGAGAAGGCCACCGGCTACGCGGACGCCTACTCCAAGGTGATCTACGTCGTGCTCATCCTGATCATCCTCGGGTTCCTCGTATTCTTCATCCGTCGTGCGGTGCGCGACCGGAACGCTGAGCAGGCGCAGGCTGGCACCGCGGACACCACCAAATAA